One stretch of Nitratiruptor tergarcus DSM 16512 DNA includes these proteins:
- a CDS encoding NUDIX domain-containing protein produces the protein MYTYPFRPKTPYVAVDGIIKVFDKENFLGIVLIERKNAPLGVALPGGFVEIGESVEQALAREMKEETNLDVDIVRVFGVYSDPARDPRFHTVSVTFECVATGKPRGADDAKIAKIFRLEEIPWEKLVFDHSKILRDFLYGKRE, from the coding sequence GTGTATACATATCCTTTTCGTCCCAAAACCCCTTATGTGGCAGTAGATGGAATTATCAAGGTATTTGACAAAGAAAATTTTTTAGGCATTGTACTCATTGAGCGAAAAAATGCTCCTTTAGGTGTAGCTTTGCCAGGTGGATTTGTAGAGATTGGTGAGAGCGTGGAGCAAGCATTAGCTAGGGAAATGAAAGAGGAGACAAATTTAGATGTAGATATTGTGAGAGTATTTGGTGTTTATAGCGATCCAGCGAGGGATCCGCGATTTCATACTGTATCAGTTACTTTTGAGTGTGTTGCAACTGGTAAGCCAAGGGGTGCAGATGATGCTAAAATTGCTAAAATCTTTAGACTGGAGGAGATCCCTTGGGAAAAACTAGTATTTGACCATAGTAAAATTTTAAGAGATTTTCTCTATGGCAAAAGGGAGTAA
- a CDS encoding PilZ domain-containing protein, with product MQSTDFFNTAKIYHLNAEEINFLIHYSEKLRLDPLRALVNRQIFEKIIEAYKKDITTITINKKLINSLKKKLNFTSSLANTIYSTKDIQKDQKAKFYFDRFQFVPLQLQDNQKNYLLWKALLHRNVNLLKENISGEIIFEERYLIAYKFTTTITEIYKYADEIFVKTPHSDNIIVLAKRRYPRVEVDLEGFVRKSGKLRDNPFYKCRICNISEGGAKICLQNAPFKENEKLILRFKLAFEDIDTESIVEAEITYDGMESYGLKFVGMDEYSRHVVRKFVTSQINKNAQS from the coding sequence ATGCAAAGTACCGATTTTTTCAACACCGCTAAAATTTACCATTTAAATGCAGAAGAGATTAATTTTCTCATCCACTACAGTGAGAAATTACGCCTTGATCCTTTACGAGCTCTTGTAAACAGACAGATTTTTGAAAAGATAATCGAAGCTTACAAAAAAGATATTACAACTATAACTATCAATAAAAAACTTATCAATTCACTCAAAAAGAAGCTTAATTTCACATCCTCTCTTGCAAATACCATCTACTCTACAAAAGATATTCAAAAGGATCAAAAAGCAAAATTTTATTTTGATCGGTTTCAATTTGTACCACTACAATTGCAAGATAACCAAAAAAACTATCTTTTATGGAAAGCTTTATTGCATAGAAATGTAAATCTGCTCAAAGAGAATATATCAGGAGAGATTATTTTTGAGGAGCGTTATCTCATAGCTTATAAGTTCACTACAACAATCACAGAGATTTATAAATATGCAGATGAAATATTCGTCAAAACTCCCCATAGTGATAATATTATAGTTCTTGCAAAACGGAGATATCCTCGTGTTGAAGTAGATCTCGAAGGGTTTGTGCGCAAAAGTGGTAAACTGCGAGACAATCCATTCTATAAATGCCGTATCTGTAATATCTCAGAAGGTGGTGCTAAAATATGCCTTCAAAATGCTCCTTTCAAAGAAAATGAGAAACTTATTTTACGTTTCAAACTCGCATTTGAAGATATTGATACTGAATCTATAGTTGAAGCAGAAATCACATACGATGGTATGGAGAGTTATGGTCTAAAATTCGTTGGTATGGATGAGTACTCACGCCATGTAGTACGCAAGTTTGTTACTTCACAGATCAACAAAAATGCCCAATCTTAA